The following is a genomic window from Carassius gibelio isolate Cgi1373 ecotype wild population from Czech Republic chromosome B7, carGib1.2-hapl.c, whole genome shotgun sequence.
TAGTGCCAGATGGAGAGTGCTATGCCGAATTTTACTTCAACTGGTATTTTCTGATGACTGCCTCCACTGTCGAGTTCTTCACACCTTTCATAAGCGTCACTTACTTCAACCTCAGCATTTACATCAACATCCGCAACAGATGCGCAGTGAGGGAAGAACAGCCCACTTATATCCGGCTTAGGAGCTTCAAGATGAGGCCGGTCGGAACCGGCGATGTACAGCGGGTGTTTTTTGTGAGGCCCGTCGAGGAAAGGGAGGTCGACTTGTCCTCAAGGCCAAGGTGCTGCCGGTTACCCTCTACCGCAAAGGTGTCTGCCGCAGAGTTTGGTAATGGCAGACAGACTAAACGAAGAGACAGCACGATCGCAGACTTGCCTCCTCTGCAGGTTGGAGACCGGATCCTGACATCCAGTGAGGCACAGTTTCATTACGTGGATCATTCGGCTGGATCACACAGACACCGTCCTGATATGGTTGCCAGTCTGGCCAGCCGCTTTCGCCTGTCTAGAGATAAAAAGGTGGCAAAGTCTCTAGCTGTAATAGTTTGTGTTTTTGGACTCTGTTGGGCGCCCTACACGCTGCTGATGATCATTCGGGCAGCCTGTCACGGTCAGTGCGTCCAGCACTACCTTTATGAGATCTCGTTCTGGCTGCTGTGGATAAACTCATCCATCAATCCAATCCTGTATCCTCTGTGCCACAGCAGCTTCAAAAGAGCCTTCAGCAAATTACTGTGTCCGAGCAAAACAAAAATTCAACCTCAGAACATGGACCAGAAGTATTAAATTTGAGGATGAGGATGTGACCGCATTTCCAAAGagggcttttcttttttttgtgcttgtATCTAGCAGAACATTTTCTTTGTGCACATTGTGAGTAGACAGAGATATTTTATCTACATATTCAAACTCACATTTTTGTATGAAGTAGTGGCATAGCTATAGCACTTCCGAATTCAATGACGAACTATTGACCAGTTTCATAAATTATGTCTATATAACTGGAAGTGTCTAGTGCAGTGCCATGTTtgcctttgtatttttttttttttcattttttcaaaataaattcttCTGGTGAAGTGATGATCATAATAGACTTTTATACCTCTGGAAACCACAGTCTGCAATGAAAACAATTGCGATGATATCTCAAACCATGCTGGTCGTGATAATTGTATACTGATTCTACATGACAGATGTACAGGGATTGCTGGTGAAGCCTGTAGTTCCCCTAGCAACTGTCGGACAGactaaatgcagaaaaaaaacatgactcATTTCTTATAAGCATATCAAGATAACCAATTTATCCTGGAATATTTCAGGTCTGAACACTCATCTCTAATCAACGGAAATAAGATGCATTAAGATTCTGTTCAAACACAGAGATACAgaacaataaataagaaaattaacagACAAATATACTTGCATGTATAAAATAACCAGGACAAATGTTTCTACAGGCATTCACTGGAAAATTAAGCTCCAATGCTTGCTTTTTAACAATAAGAGTAACAGCTGAAGTCAGCATGGAAATTTCAAATTCAgatcttttttaaaaatgcatgtaatAGATCTTATTGTCAACAATGTACATGTATCAAACTGTATTTCTTTTATGATCTTGTAATGTTGTTCATTAAAATGCCAGGATCATCCAGTGAAACGACAGTCTTCTCTCATGTCTCAGACTTCTTTCAACAACTTATAGATAGCCAGTTCCctacatttttgctttttttgataATCCATAACGTTTGGATGCATGTCACCATATGAAAGAAAATACCTACTGCTTCTTCTGTTTTCAAAGTGAGTTTAATGACATTAATTCACACTTCTACAGGCATGTGGGGTTAatatcatttttctttatttgtgcaaATGCCATGAAATCAATGATATTTTGTTGTAACTGATTTACAATTAGATTATACATACAATAGATGAAGGGAGAGGGAATCATAATTCAAAAAAGGAGACAAGATGCAAGAGAAGGCTTCTGACATTGTTTCGATTCATAGCCACAGCAACTCATTCATCAATAGAGTCTATACACATGTTCACCCCTTCCACATATTAGTCAACACACTGTCCCAACTCCACCAAAGTGTCTGCCACAAAGTAAAAGGGTGAGAAACAAGACTATTCATTAGTTACACAAATGTCTTTAATTCAGCA
Proteins encoded in this region:
- the hrh3 gene encoding histamine H3 receptor, which codes for MYNCLLTVESGGNTMQTSLLSAAHAPGIPTAVSFMWKSGNPQSPNWTGLEKENATSLGDLDAFENRRAQYGQFSPSTSIFLTVLMTLLVFATVLGNALVILAFVVEKSLRTQGNFFFLNLAIADFLVGGFCIPVYIPYVLTGEWRLGRGLCKLWLVVDYMLCTASVFNIVLISFDRFQSVTKAVSYRCQKGITREAVLKMLCVWLAAFLLYGPAIISWEHIAGGSVVPDGECYAEFYFNWYFLMTASTVEFFTPFISVTYFNLSIYINIRNRCAVREEQPTYIRLRSFKMRPVGTGDVQRVFFVRPVEEREVDLSSRPRCCRLPSTAKVSAAEFGNGRQTKRRDSTIADLPPLQVGDRILTSSEAQFHYVDHSAGSHRHRPDMVASLASRFRLSRDKKVAKSLAVIVCVFGLCWAPYTLLMIIRAACHGQCVQHYLYEISFWLLWINSSINPILYPLCHSSFKRAFSKLLCPSKTKIQPQNMDQKY